A portion of the Meriones unguiculatus strain TT.TT164.6M chromosome 11, Bangor_MerUng_6.1, whole genome shotgun sequence genome contains these proteins:
- the LOC132646525 gene encoding putative uncharacterized protein MSANTD5, whose product MGGSKGTHRSPVFLAGPSSSSWTDYEIRIFLMEWEGVEQQVGHPGKKVHKKTRALCQRLSQWGLKKSWTSCFYLLLSLQDLHRILCTERPRVQPLFSPYREALYRILGPHVQESPVPGPLCDGSGDPQLSMYCHPSWNQPWDYGVPVPRAELQGNPVPMMSKEDPLFSRWKPWNPDYHLSAPHLHPASVPGDSSFQQPWSTAE is encoded by the exons ATGGGTGGCAGCAAAGGCACTCATCGCAGCCCTGTGTTCCTTGCAGGTCCTTCCAGTAGCTCATGGACAGACTATGAGATCAGGATCTTCCTGATGGAGTGGGAAGGTGTTGAACAGCAAGTTGGCCACCCAGGCAAGAAGGTGCACAAGAAGaccagggctctgtgccagcgcCTCTCTCAGTGGGGCCTGAAGAAGAGCTGGACGAGTTGCTTCTACTTGTTGCTGAGCCTGCAGGATCTGCACAGGATTCTTTGTACTGAGAGACCAAGGGTGCagcccctgttttctccctatagGGAGGCCCTGTACAGAATCCTGGGTCCCCATGTTCAGGAAAGCCCTGTCCCAG GTCCTCTTTGTGATGGGTCTGGTGACCCCCAACTCTCCATGTATTGTCATCCTTCCTGGAACCAGCCTTGGGACTATGGTGTCCCTGTTCCTCGTGCAGAGCTTCAAGGGAACCCAGTGCCTATGATGTCCAAGGAGGATCCCCTGTTTTCCAGATGGAAGCCCTGGAACCCCGACTACCATCTTTCAGCTCCACACCTGCATCCTGCCTCTGTGCCAGGAGATTCAAGCTTCCAGCAGCCCTGGTCCACTGCAGAATAA
- the LOC132646526 gene encoding putative uncharacterized protein MSANTD5, whose protein sequence is MGGSKGTHSSPVFLAGPSSSTWTDSEIRVFLMEWEGVEQQVGHPGKMVHKKTSALCQRLSQWGLKKSWTSCFYLLLSLQDLHRILCTERPRVEPLFSPYKEALYRILGLRVQESPVPGPLCDGSGDPRHSTYCQMPWNQPWDYGVTVPSAELQGNPVPMMSEEDSLFSRWDPWNPDSPDQFHKYILSLCRKT, encoded by the exons ATGGGTGGCAGCAAAGGCACTCATAGCAGCCCTGTGTTCCTTGCAGGTCCTTCCAGTAGCACATGGACAGACTCTGAAATCAGGGTCTTCCTGATGGAGTGGGAAGGTGTTGAACAGCAAGTTGGCCACCCAGGCAAGATGGTGCACAAGAAGACCAGTGCTCTGTGCCAGCGCCTTTCTCAGTGGGGCCTGAAGAAGAGCTGGACAAGTTGCTTCTACTTGCTGCTGAGCCTGCAGGATCTGCACAGGATTCTTTGTACTGAGAGGCCAAGGGTGGAgcccctgttttctccttataAGGAGGCCCTGTACAGAATCCTGGGCCTCCGTGTCCAGGAAAGCCCTGTCCCAG GTCCTCTTTGTGATGGGTCTGGTGACCCCCGTCACTCCACGTACTGTCAAATGCCATGGAACCAGCCTTGGGACTATGGTGTCACTGTTCCTAGTGCAGAGCTTCAAGGGAACCCAGTGCCTATGATGTCCGAGGAGGATTCCCTGTTTTCCAGATGGGATCCCTGGAACCCTGACTCCCCGGATCAATTCCACAAGTATATCCTGTCTCTGTGCCGGAAGACCTAA